Below is a genomic region from Pseudomonas berkeleyensis.
GCGCGCAAGCAAAGCGGACAGTGGCAAGCACTGCTGGTCACCGAAGCCCTGCCAGGTTTCGTCAGTCTGGAGCAGTGGTACGAAGAGGCGCATGCAGCGAAGCTCAACCAGGCCATGCTGCAACGCCTGGCCGTCACCCTGGCGCGACTGCACCTGGGGGGATGGCAGCATGGCTGCTGTTACGCCAAGCATCTGTTCGTCAAAGTGCGTAGCGACGGTGATGTGGACATTGCCCTGCTGGATCTGGAGAAAAGCCGCCGGCATTGGCGTATTGCCAGCGCTTCGCGGCGTGATCTCGGCCAGTTGCAACGCCACGGCGGCAGCATGCCCGAAGCTGACATGCTCTACCTGCGCCAGGCTTACCAGCGTGCACTGAACGATCCATGGGGTGGGCTGCAATCATGAACGACAGCCCCGATCTGGACGCCCTGTCCTTCAAGGGCCGCCGAGGCCTGGCGCGCATCCTCGACGCCACCGGTTATTCGCTGGCCGGGCTACGCGCGGCCTACCAGGGTGAAGCCGCGTTCCGTCAGTTGCTGTGGTTGAACCTGGTGCTGCTGCCGCTGGCCTGCCTGGTCGATGTCGGCCGCGCCGAGCGCGCGCTGCTGATGCTGGTGCCGCTATTGGCGCTGGTGGTGGAATTGCTCAATTCCGCCATCGAGGCGGTGGTCGACCGTATCTCGCTGAACCTGCACCCGCTGTCCAAACAGGCCAAGGACATGGGCAGCGCGGCGCAGATGGTCGCGCTGCTGATGATCACCCTGACCTGGGCAATCATCCTGCTCTGATCAGCGCACCATGAAACGCTGTTCGGCCAGCTTGCGATCACCCTGATAGACGATGAAATGCCATTCACCGGGCACCACTTCGTGATGCTCGGTGAATTCGAAGGCCATCACGTCCTGCGGTGCACCGACCACCAGCTTCTGCTGCACTTCGAACTTGTCATGACGCTGACCATCCGGCGTCACAACGCCTGGCGTGAGGTACAACAACGTCAGTGGAATATCACCCTCACGCTTGCCGGCCAGGCTGTAACGCATGCCGAACTTGGTGCCGAGCTTGGCGGGAATCTGCTCGGTGCGCACGATGTCCTGATTGCTGCGGGTCAGTACCCGCTCGCCGGGCTGAAAATCCTGATACTGGCTGCGGAAGATGCCGTATTCCACCGGCCCGTCGACACGGACGTCAGCCTGGCTCAGACCTGCCCAGGCGAATAGACCGGCCATCATGGCCACTCGGGTGTAATGCATGGTGCGCTCCTCGTTGAGATGAGCGCGAGCCTATGACGCCCGAGTGACAGCCTGATGACAACCGCGCTAGCGATCCAGCTCGGCCTGCACCCGGCGCGGCAGCACGGAGAGGAAGTTGTCGCGCGCCACCTTGTGCGCCACGTCTTCGGGCAAGGCATCGAGGAACGGGTCGAAGCCCTTCATGTAATCCCCCAGGCTACCGAAGCGCCCGACCACGTCCGAGCCGAGCATGAAACGCTCCGGGTAACTGCTGACCAGATGCACCCATTTCGGATCAGGCTTACCGTCCGCGTCCAGCAGATAGGGGCGCAGCATGGTCCAGGACAGGTCGATGTAAAGATTCGGGTACTGGCCGAGCATGCGCTCGACCGTGTCCAGCAGAAAGTCGAGCTTCTCCTGATGACGGTGAATTTCGGCACTGGTGCCGGCATGCGCCCAGATGAAGCGCACATGCGGGTGGTTGCGCAGCGGCGCCTCGATTTCCTCTAGGAACAGCGGTTCACGCTCGCGCTTGGAGGTGATGTTCGAATGCAGCATCACCGGCAGGTCATACTCGGCGGCCAGGTGGAATACTCGCGCCAGCGCCTCGTTGTTGGCCCGCGGCGCACTGCCGTGAATCAGCGCGGTGAGATCATCATGCCGGGTGAAGACCTCGCCGATGCCCTGCCACAGGCCGGGGTCGAGTTCCAGCATACGGCGGATATGCGCGTCAGCATTCTTGTCGTTGGGGTTGAAGCCGGACAGAAACGGATGGAAACGTTTGCGTTGCTCGGCAGGCAGGCGCTTGTAGGCATCGGCGATGAACACGTCGGTGGCGCTGTACCAGTAGGCATTGGCGTCGTCACCGGCGTAGTAACGCGGGCGCTTGGGCTCGTCCTCGTCCCACTTCTTGGCCACCGGAATACC
It encodes:
- a CDS encoding lipopolysaccharide kinase InaA family protein codes for the protein MGILSEQALAALPSTEFDRWWHSQGEAVEPANQRRGGESGVSRLQHWDSNRPLLYCKRQNGHLYRSLRHPLGRPTILRELQAYRALARLGIRTPNIVYCAARKQSGQWQALLVTEALPGFVSLEQWYEEAHAAKLNQAMLQRLAVTLARLHLGGWQHGCCYAKHLFVKVRSDGDVDIALLDLEKSRRHWRIASASRRDLGQLQRHGGSMPEADMLYLRQAYQRALNDPWGGLQS
- a CDS encoding diacylglycerol kinase, whose product is MNDSPDLDALSFKGRRGLARILDATGYSLAGLRAAYQGEAAFRQLLWLNLVLLPLACLVDVGRAERALLMLVPLLALVVELLNSAIEAVVDRISLNLHPLSKQAKDMGSAAQMVALLMITLTWAIILL
- a CDS encoding DUF3859 domain-containing protein, with the protein product MHYTRVAMMAGLFAWAGLSQADVRVDGPVEYGIFRSQYQDFQPGERVLTRSNQDIVRTEQIPAKLGTKFGMRYSLAGKREGDIPLTLLYLTPGVVTPDGQRHDKFEVQQKLVVGAPQDVMAFEFTEHHEVVPGEWHFIVYQGDRKLAEQRFMVR
- a CDS encoding amidohydrolase family protein codes for the protein MPWILALSAVIACSAQAREYRYSDAHLHYVDFFQESAGMDELLEKMAENNVDHVMFSGIPVAKKWDEDEPKRPRYYAGDDANAYWYSATDVFIADAYKRLPAEQRKRFHPFLSGFNPNDKNADAHIRRMLELDPGLWQGIGEVFTRHDDLTALIHGSAPRANNEALARVFHLAAEYDLPVMLHSNITSKREREPLFLEEIEAPLRNHPHVRFIWAHAGTSAEIHRHQEKLDFLLDTVERMLGQYPNLYIDLSWTMLRPYLLDADGKPDPKWVHLVSSYPERFMLGSDVVGRFGSLGDYMKGFDPFLDALPEDVAHKVARDNFLSVLPRRVQAELDR